From the Psychrobacter sp. P11F6 genome, the window CGTAGATACTGCGCAAAGGTGGGCGACAGCAATTGAAAACCGCCTTCCCCTTGTACAGGTTCGACGATAATGGCACCGATATTGTCGATATCGGTTTCTACCATAAATAAACGCTGGAGCGCATCAATCGCTTGCTCGTCGCTGATATTGTTATCGGGACTGGGAAAAGGAATATGATAAACGCCGCTCCCTAATGCACCAAGCCCGCGCTTATAAGGCGCAACTTTACCGTTTAGATTGACAGCAGCCAGTGTGCGCCCGTGAAAGCCACCATCAAAGGCAATGGCACCTGTGCGCCCTGTCTTTAGACGAGCGATTTTTATGGCATTTTCGGTCGCTTCTGCACCGCAGTTAGTCAGCATGCCTGCCAGTTCGCCGTTGATAGGCACCAGCTCACACAATCGAGGCATAAAGGTTTGATAAGGCTGATGTGCTGCCGCATTGTAGGCATAGTGAATCAGCGACTGGGCTTGATGAATGATGGCGTCAACGATGTGAGGGTGGCAATGACCAAAGTTTAAAACACCAATTCCGCCAACAAAATCGATATAGCTGCGGTCATTGTTGTCCCAAACTCTGGCATTTTTGCCTTTGACGAGCGTGAGCGGATGCACCATCGTAAAGGCATCGGTCACGTTATAAAACTTGTCCATGATGAATCTCTATCTCTTCCTTGAGTTAGACTCATTTCAACAAAACATCATTCCGGCAGCAAACGAATAATAGTTGTGGTGGCATTCCTTTTTGTCATTACCAGTGAATCAACTTCCTAAACGAATCCTTTAAAAAACAAAAAAACTGCGTATTAAGGCAGTTTTTTTGTTTAGCTTGTTAAATTCTTACAGCAGATAACTTTGTAGAATACAATAATAAGATATAAACTATAAAGCAAGCCCTAACGCCTTTTCACGCTGATCTGAGATTGTTAAATAAGCCGTAATCCATTCTAAAACTGCTTTGACCTTATGCGATTGTCCCGAAGAAACAGGATAAGTCACATAATAGCTGCCGCGACCCTTTGCCGCATAATCCCACGCCATGACTAAAGCGCCTGATTGTAGCTCAGGCTCAACCAAACGCAACGGCACCAAGGCTATACCATAGCCCAGTAAGGCGGCAGAGATGCAAGCATGAAAAGTCTCAAAACGTGGTCCTACAAAGGTGCCGTCGACGCTGATATCTTGTTGCTTAAAGTACTCATACCACGCACTTAAACGCGAGCTTATTTGCAATAGGACATAGTCATCTAAACACTCGGTACTCAGTGTTTTATCTCGCAAATACTGCGGCTGACAGACCGCAACGCAATATTCATCGAACAATTTTATGGCCTCCATATTGCCCCACATGCCATCGCCATATAAAAAAGCAATATCAACATTTTGGTCTTCAGAAAAAAACGGCCCTACCAGCTCTTTGATATCTAGGTTGATAAGCCGATATTTTTGACTAAAGCCACTGAGTGCTGGAATCAACCAACGGGCACAAAATGTCGGATGCGAGACAATTTTTAGCAGCTCAGTATTACTACTATGCGACATCAAATTGGTGGTTGCCACCTCGATATGTTTTAAAATCTCTAACACTTCAAGATAATATGACTTGCCAGCAGGGGTCAATGAAATCCGGTGCGGCGTCCGATAAAACAAAGACAGGTTTAGCATCTCCTCCAACTGCGCCACTTGCTTACTGATGGCGCTTTGGGTCATGTGCATCTCTTGCGCCGCATTGGTAAAACTTAAATGACGGGCAGCGGTCTCAAAACATTGCAGCGCCGTCGTTGAAGGGTATCTTCTAAAGGCTAATGGTTTATTGGTGTCTGTTTTCATAGATTGTTTTTCTTTTATCCCATCTTAATAAAATATCAATGATTATTTAAAATCACGTTATCAGGCATTCCTAGCCTATGGCGTCATCATACCTATACTCAAGCGTAAATAGCGATACCTCACTATAAGCACTATGTAACTGACACTGATGTCATTATCGGATTTACTTAAGCATTCAACCAATTATTCGGTCACTAATTTTAAAGACTTTCCTACAAAAAACACCGTCGATTGCTGATAAAATAGTAGGGTCTGATGATAGGCTCTCACATACCGCAACTGATTTGCTATCTTGCCCTCCTCTTTTTCATCATTACGACCTATGCCGCCGTTATTCTTAAACTCATGAATTATTTTTCAGCTAATTTGCACTATTAGCGCCTTCTTTATTTGTATTGGATCATATGAAACATAACCTTGAGGTGAGCGCAAATGCTCGCCGAACTCAG encodes:
- a CDS encoding aspartate aminotransferase family protein, whose amino-acid sequence is MDKFYNVTDAFTMVHPLTLVKGKNARVWDNNDRSYIDFVGGIGVLNFGHCHPHIVDAIIHQAQSLIHYAYNAAAHQPYQTFMPRLCELVPINGELAGMLTNCGAEATENAIKIARLKTGRTGAIAFDGGFHGRTLAAVNLNGKVAPYKRGLGALGSGVYHIPFPSPDNNISDEQAIDALQRLFMVETDIDNIGAIIVEPVQGEGGFQLLSPTFAQYLRKFCDEHGMLLIMDEIQSGYGRTGTPFAFTHLGIEPDLILLGKSIAGGLPLGAVIGKASVVNGLPKGSLGGTYSGNPVACAAANATLDIMQADDVWQSAKHYAQTIETTISQWQQEGISPWLFGLTGIGAMRGIELRHPEHDVHPSVMAQVLTKAREKGLLLMPSGQYRHIIRLLPPLTIEPDTLKEGLDILKEVLIALPDGLPAA
- a CDS encoding LysR substrate-binding domain-containing protein, with amino-acid sequence MKTDTNKPLAFRRYPSTTALQCFETAARHLSFTNAAQEMHMTQSAISKQVAQLEEMLNLSLFYRTPHRISLTPAGKSYYLEVLEILKHIEVATTNLMSHSSNTELLKIVSHPTFCARWLIPALSGFSQKYRLINLDIKELVGPFFSEDQNVDIAFLYGDGMWGNMEAIKLFDEYCVAVCQPQYLRDKTLSTECLDDYVLLQISSRLSAWYEYFKQQDISVDGTFVGPRFETFHACISAALLGYGIALVPLRLVEPELQSGALVMAWDYAAKGRGSYYVTYPVSSGQSHKVKAVLEWITAYLTISDQREKALGLAL